The following are encoded in a window of Verrucomicrobiota bacterium genomic DNA:
- a CDS encoding response regulator transcription factor, whose amino-acid sequence MPEQQILVIEDDAAIRRGVVDALQLEGYATLEAGDGDSGLRLAIEAGCDLVLLDLILPGPDGLAILGAVREKRRALPIIILTARGEEAQRVEGLRLGADDYIVKPFSVKELLARVEAVLRRSTEPPPDVDTVTFPGGRADLARRTVQSDGGKACELSQREAELLRYLASRAGRLVPRDELLARVWHVNPSYIQTRTVDMHIARLREKLGDDRDEPRIIRTVRGEGYLFVTAGDGP is encoded by the coding sequence ATGCCGGAACAGCAGATCCTGGTTATCGAGGACGACGCCGCCATTCGCCGCGGCGTCGTGGATGCCCTCCAGCTCGAGGGCTACGCGACGCTCGAGGCCGGCGACGGAGACTCCGGCCTGCGCCTGGCGATCGAGGCCGGGTGCGACCTTGTGCTCCTTGACCTCATTCTGCCCGGCCCCGACGGGTTGGCCATCCTGGGCGCGGTCCGCGAGAAGCGTCGCGCCCTGCCCATCATCATCCTCACCGCCCGCGGCGAAGAGGCCCAGCGCGTTGAGGGACTGCGCCTCGGCGCCGACGACTACATCGTCAAGCCGTTCAGCGTCAAAGAGCTTCTCGCCCGCGTCGAGGCCGTGCTCCGGCGCTCCACGGAACCGCCGCCCGACGTCGACACCGTCACCTTCCCCGGCGGCCGGGCCGATCTTGCCCGGCGCACCGTTCAGTCCGACGGCGGCAAGGCCTGCGAGCTCTCGCAGCGCGAAGCCGAGCTGCTGCGATATCTCGCCTCGCGCGCCGGCCGGCTCGTGCCGCGCGACGAGCTGCTTGCCCGCGTCTGGCACGTCAACCCGAGCTACATCCAGACGCGCACGGTCGATATGCACATCGCCCGCCTGCGCGAGAAGCTCGGCGACGACCGCGACGAGCCACGCATCATCCGCACCGTGCGCGGCGAGGGTTACCTGTTCGTCACCGCCGGAGACGGACCATGA
- a CDS encoding HAMP domain-containing histidine kinase, whose amino-acid sequence MRGSWHIWTVFAIGLAVALVAMAWISHEALRLERSEGEMRRAAALEEDVRLALWRIDSALGPSIARENTRPWFVYGAFYQTRGVFQRNASETEQGDVLIPSPLLINEYPNILLFFQFAPDGTLTSPQVPTGAERTLAESTYVSREQLDRAAERIAAFAGLVSREALLTALDAAPELESPAYIENAAAPFDRRHPQIAHAADRDTPQAFPVALAGMQPIAAQSNTAQDIAPRSSRMAQDSYNESEFNARTRNQMQIPSANIGLMNLLQAREPIPPSTPLQAVWIGDALLLARTVQINGATSIQGCWLDWPSLRTALLDEVRDLLPNALLEPAPFANEPGRMLAALPVRIVPGNKPESAKLLPSPIRLTLTIAWVCVVLGAAAVAVLLAGTVRLSERRGAFVSAVTHELRTPLTTFRIYTDLLAHGARQDDAKRRQYIETLSAEADRLSHLVENVLAYARLTGRPAGRSAEIVSVEHLLERVTGRLSDRAARAGMELVVEQDDAAGTTAIRADETVVEQILLNLVDNACKYAASAADRRIHLEATLTNGVVLLHMRDHGPGIATDVRRRLFRPFTKSATEAAHSAAGIGLGLTLSRRLARDMDGDLRLDEASHDGACFVVQLPAADPPH is encoded by the coding sequence ATGAGAGGATCGTGGCACATCTGGACCGTCTTCGCCATCGGGCTCGCCGTGGCGCTCGTGGCGATGGCCTGGATCAGCCACGAGGCGCTGCGCCTCGAACGCTCCGAGGGTGAGATGCGGCGCGCGGCCGCACTCGAGGAGGACGTGCGGCTCGCGCTCTGGCGCATCGACTCGGCGCTTGGCCCCTCGATCGCGCGTGAGAACACGCGACCGTGGTTCGTCTATGGCGCCTTCTACCAGACCCGCGGCGTCTTTCAACGGAATGCGAGTGAAACCGAGCAAGGCGACGTGCTCATTCCGTCGCCCCTGCTCATCAACGAATACCCGAATATCCTGCTTTTCTTCCAGTTCGCGCCCGACGGCACGCTCACCTCGCCCCAAGTCCCCACGGGCGCCGAACGCACGCTTGCCGAAAGCACTTACGTGTCGCGCGAGCAGCTTGACCGTGCCGCTGAACGAATCGCCGCCTTCGCCGGCCTCGTGAGCCGCGAGGCCCTGCTCACCGCGCTCGACGCCGCGCCGGAATTGGAGAGCCCCGCGTACATAGAGAACGCGGCGGCACCGTTCGACCGGCGGCACCCGCAGATCGCACACGCTGCAGATCGCGACACACCGCAAGCGTTTCCCGTAGCCCTCGCTGGCATGCAGCCCATCGCCGCACAATCCAACACCGCACAGGACATTGCACCGCGCTCGAGCAGGATGGCCCAGGATTCCTACAACGAGAGCGAGTTCAATGCCCGCACCCGCAACCAGATGCAGATCCCGTCCGCCAACATCGGCCTCATGAACCTGCTCCAGGCGCGCGAGCCGATACCGCCAAGCACGCCGCTGCAGGCGGTCTGGATCGGCGACGCGCTCCTGCTCGCGCGCACAGTGCAGATCAACGGGGCAACCTCCATCCAAGGCTGCTGGCTCGACTGGCCCAGCCTGCGCACCGCGCTCCTCGACGAAGTCCGCGACCTGCTGCCCAATGCCTTGCTCGAACCGGCGCCATTCGCCAACGAGCCGGGCCGCATGCTCGCTGCGCTGCCGGTTCGCATTGTGCCGGGCAACAAGCCGGAAAGCGCAAAGCTGCTGCCTTCGCCCATCCGCTTGACGCTGACCATCGCCTGGGTCTGCGTCGTGCTCGGCGCGGCGGCCGTTGCCGTGCTGCTCGCCGGCACCGTGCGGCTCAGCGAGCGGCGCGGCGCCTTCGTCTCGGCCGTTACGCACGAGCTGCGAACGCCGCTCACGACGTTCCGCATCTACACCGACCTGCTCGCCCACGGCGCGCGCCAGGACGACGCGAAACGCCGCCAGTATATCGAGACGCTCAGCGCCGAGGCCGACCGCCTCTCACACCTCGTCGAGAACGTGCTCGCTTACGCGCGCCTCACGGGCCGCCCGGCGGGACGCTCGGCCGAGATCGTGTCCGTCGAGCACCTCCTCGAGCGCGTCACCGGCCGCTTGAGCGACCGCGCCGCACGCGCCGGCATGGAGCTCGTCGTCGAGCAAGACGATGCCGCGGGCACGACCGCGATCCGCGCCGACGAGACCGTCGTTGAGCAGATCCTGCTGAACCTTGTTGATAACGCCTGCAAATACGCCGCCTCGGCCGCCGACCGACGCATCCACCTCGAAGCCACGCTTACCAACGGCGTCGTCCTGCTCCACATGCGCGACCACGGCCCCGGCATCGCCACCGACGTGCGCCGCCGCCTCTTCCGCCCGTTCACCAAATCGGCCACCGAGGCCGCCCACAGCGCCGCCGGCATCGGCCTCGGCCTCACCCTCAGCCGCCGTCTCGCCCGCGACATGGACGGCGACCTCCGCCTCGATGAGGCGTCTCACGACGGGGCTTGTTTTGTTGTCCAGCTTCCCGCCGCAGATCCGCCGCACTGA